One genomic window of Cupriavidus malaysiensis includes the following:
- a CDS encoding LysR substrate-binding domain-containing protein gives MSTIRFLRTFVAVAEHGSFAAAAGPVALTQAAVSLQMRALEAELRRELFDRGGRVAVLNADGRELLPQARRLLALYDEMRLPLAPPEAMAGAVAVGAVVSVMGGLSQVVARMKQAYPALDIRLVGAKSIELAALVESGELDAAVLVEGAGRLPGTLRWTPLYQEPLVAIVARDHPGQSAREALAASPFLRFDRGQRTGMLVERALRRAHLRVNEFLELNAIEALVELVRQQVGVTVVPLLRRARWPEDEALRVLPLQAGAPVMRTVGMLERRDHARRHVTEAVRVACAELFGT, from the coding sequence ATGAGCACCATCCGCTTTCTCCGCACCTTCGTCGCCGTGGCCGAGCATGGCTCCTTCGCTGCCGCCGCCGGTCCCGTGGCACTGACCCAGGCTGCCGTCAGCCTGCAGATGCGCGCGCTCGAGGCCGAGTTGCGGCGCGAGCTGTTCGACCGCGGCGGACGGGTGGCGGTACTCAATGCCGACGGCCGCGAGCTGCTGCCGCAGGCGCGCCGCCTGCTCGCCCTCTACGATGAAATGCGCCTGCCGCTGGCGCCGCCGGAGGCCATGGCCGGCGCGGTCGCGGTGGGGGCGGTGGTGTCGGTGATGGGCGGCCTGTCGCAGGTGGTGGCGCGCATGAAGCAGGCCTATCCCGCGCTGGACATACGGCTGGTCGGCGCCAAGTCGATCGAGCTGGCGGCGCTGGTGGAGTCTGGCGAGCTGGATGCGGCGGTGCTGGTGGAGGGCGCGGGGCGCCTGCCTGGCACGCTGCGCTGGACGCCGCTCTACCAGGAACCGCTGGTGGCCATCGTCGCGCGCGACCATCCCGGCCAGAGCGCGCGCGAGGCGCTCGCCGCCAGCCCCTTCCTGCGCTTCGACCGCGGCCAGCGCACCGGCATGCTGGTGGAGCGGGCGCTGCGCCGTGCCCACCTGCGCGTCAACGAGTTCCTGGAGCTGAACGCGATCGAGGCCCTGGTCGAACTGGTGCGCCAGCAGGTGGGGGTGACGGTGGTGCCGTTGCTGCGGCGTGCGCGCTGGCCGGAGGACGAGGCGCTGCGGGTGCTGCCGCTGCAGGCCGGCGCGCCGGTGATGCGCACCGTCGGCATGCTGGAGCGGCGCGACCATGCACGCCGCCACGTCACCGAGGCGGTGCGCGTGGCCTGTGCGGAGCTGTTCGGCACCTGA
- a CDS encoding tripartite tricarboxylate transporter permease → MELLANLGLGFSTALSFQNLAYAFLGCVLGTLIGVLPGLGPLATIAMLLPVTYTLPPVAALIMLAGIYYGAQYGGSTTAILVNLPGESSSVVTTIDGYQMARRGRAGVALATAGLGSFFAGCVATLILAAFAAPLSELAFKFGPAEYFSLMVLGLIGAVVLASGSLVKAIAMIVLGLLLGLVGTDVNSGAARFSFDVPELTDGLNFVSVAMGVFGFAEIIANLEQKEARETFTDHVTNLFPTKEDFKRMIPAVLRGTALGSALGILPGGGAALASFAAYSLEKKTSKFAHEFGKGAIEGVAGPESANNAAAQTSFIPLLTLGIPPNAVMALMVGAMTIHNIQPGPQVMTSNPALFWGLIASMWIGNLMLIILNLPMIGVWVKLLKVPYRYLFPAILTFCCIGVYSVQNTTFDVFQTAAFGVIGYLFIKLRCEPAPLLLGFVLGPMMEENFRRSLLLSRGDFSVFVTRPLSLGLLIGAALLVLVVAMPSIKAKREEAFQEE, encoded by the coding sequence ATGGAACTACTCGCCAACCTCGGACTGGGCTTCTCGACCGCCCTGTCCTTCCAGAACCTCGCGTACGCCTTCCTGGGCTGCGTGCTGGGCACCCTGATCGGCGTGCTGCCGGGCCTGGGGCCGCTGGCCACCATCGCCATGCTGCTGCCGGTGACCTACACGCTGCCGCCGGTGGCCGCGCTGATCATGCTGGCCGGCATCTACTACGGCGCCCAGTACGGCGGCTCGACCACCGCCATCCTGGTCAACCTGCCCGGTGAATCGTCCTCGGTGGTGACCACCATCGACGGCTACCAGATGGCGCGGCGCGGCCGCGCCGGGGTGGCGCTGGCCACCGCCGGCCTGGGCTCGTTCTTCGCCGGCTGCGTGGCCACGCTGATCCTGGCCGCCTTCGCCGCGCCGCTGTCGGAACTGGCCTTCAAGTTCGGTCCCGCCGAGTACTTCTCGCTGATGGTGCTGGGCCTGATCGGTGCCGTGGTGCTGGCGTCGGGCTCGCTGGTCAAGGCAATCGCCATGATCGTGCTGGGCCTGCTGCTCGGCCTGGTCGGCACCGACGTGAATTCGGGCGCCGCGCGCTTCTCCTTCGACGTGCCCGAACTTACCGACGGCCTCAACTTCGTCTCGGTCGCCATGGGCGTGTTCGGCTTCGCGGAGATCATCGCGAACCTGGAGCAGAAGGAAGCCCGCGAGACCTTCACCGACCACGTGACCAACCTGTTCCCGACCAAGGAAGACTTCAAGCGCATGATCCCGGCCGTGCTGCGCGGCACCGCCCTGGGTTCGGCGCTGGGCATCCTGCCGGGTGGCGGCGCGGCACTGGCCTCGTTCGCGGCGTACTCGCTGGAGAAGAAGACCTCCAAGTTCGCGCATGAATTCGGCAAGGGCGCGATCGAAGGCGTGGCGGGTCCGGAATCGGCCAACAACGCCGCGGCGCAGACCTCCTTCATCCCGCTGCTGACGCTGGGCATCCCGCCCAACGCGGTGATGGCGCTGATGGTGGGGGCGATGACCATCCACAACATCCAGCCGGGCCCGCAGGTGATGACCAGCAACCCCGCGCTGTTCTGGGGCCTGATCGCCTCGATGTGGATCGGCAACCTGATGCTGATCATCCTGAACCTGCCGATGATCGGCGTCTGGGTGAAGCTGCTGAAGGTCCCCTACCGCTACCTGTTCCCGGCCATCCTGACGTTCTGCTGCATCGGCGTCTACTCGGTCCAGAACACCACCTTCGACGTGTTCCAGACCGCCGCCTTCGGCGTGATCGGCTACCTCTTCATCAAGCTGCGCTGCGAGCCGGCGCCGCTGCTGCTCGGCTTCGTGCTGGGACCGATGATGGAAGAGAACTTCCGCCGCTCGCTGCTGCTGTCGCGTGGTGACTTCAGCGTGTTCGTCACCCGCCCGCTGTCGCTCGGCCTGCTGATCGGCGCCGCGCTGCTGGTGCTGGTGGTGGCCATGCCTTCGATCAAGGCCAAGCGCGAAGAAGCGTTCCAGGAAGAGTAA